The bacterium DNA window CAACCGATCCCGAAACCGCTCCCGAAGCGGGATACCTTGAGACGGTGCTCCCGAACGGCATGCGGGTGGCTCTCGCCGAGCGCCGGGAAGTCCCGATGGTCAGCGCCACAGCCATTATCGGAGCCGGTTCCGCTCTCGAGTCGGAAGATTTCTCCGGTGCCTCCCACCTGCTCGAGCATCTGCTCTTCAACGGGACGACGACGATGAATCAGGAGGAGCTGTACGCCGCGGTGGACCGCATCGGCGGCTACAGCAACGCCCACACCGACGAGGATCACACCTATTTCACGATGCTGGTACCCACGGCCCATGCGGCCCAGGGTCTCGAGATTCAAGCGGCGATGCTCTTCGATTCAACGATCCCGCAGGACAAATACGGCAAGGAGCGCAAGATAGTCCTCGAGGAGATCGCCAAGGATCGCTCGCGGCCGGACCACGAGGTCGACCTGACGATTCGTGAGCGGACCTCTCCGAAAACGGCCTACGCTCGTCCGGTCATCGGCACCTACGACTCGCTGGCCGGTATCGAGCGCGACCGGGTGTGGGAGTACTACGAGCGACGGTACGTTCCCGAGAACACTCTTCTCTTCGTAGCCGGTGACTTCGCCGCCGGAGAGATGCTGAAGCTGGTGGAGAGGATCTACGACCCGGCCGCGGCCGGAGCTCCCCGGCCGCCCTTGCCTCCGATACCCGACCCGTTCGCGGGTCCCGGAGATGGCACTGTGACCCGAGTCGGCAAGGAGGCGGCCTCGGCCGTGATCAGCGTCACTCTGCCGGCCCCCGGTCCGTGCGAGGCCGGCGGCCTGGATGCAAGCATCATGGCCTCGATTCTCTCGAGTGAGGCCGGTCCCCTCCGGCGAGCCGTTCCCGGCGACGAGGCGACGCGGATCTCCGCCACCTACGTCCCGCGACCGGTGGGCAGCGCCCTTTCGATTCGAGCCGATTTGCTGCCCGGCACCGATTCGGGCGCCGTGGCGCGGAAGCTCCTCGAGGCTCTCGACGCCACCGGCCGTCGCGGTTTGAACCAGCCGGGTTTTGGTCCGGTCGAGGTGATGCGGGCGAGCGCCGCCGCGCGCTCCGGAGAGCTCCTCATGGGCCAGCGGCTGCACTATCTCGGCATGATGGTGGCGGACACTCTGGGCGCCTGCACCGGCTCGCTCGCGCCGCTCCTCAGACCCGACCAGCGGCCCGAGCCGCCCCCCGAAGAGGTGGCGGCCACCGCGGCACTGCTGTTTGATGATTTGGCGCGCCGGGCCCGAGTCGTGGTTGTCGACCCGGGCGCCCGGGAGACGACGATCGAGCCCATTGGGGAGATCGTCGCCGCGGCGAGGGCCGAATCGCCGCCGCCTGCAGGTCTCACGGCCGCGGATCTCGACCGAACTCTCGACAATGGCATGAGAGTGCTGGCGTCCAGGGAGGCGGGGACCCAGGTCACCGGTTTCCACCTCCTGGTTCGAGACCGGTCCGCGCGGGAGCCCGAAGGCCAAGATGGGATTGCCGATCTTCTGCACCGGCTGTTGCCGCGTGGCACTCGGCTCTCTGACCGTGCCCAGCTCGAAGCGCGGCTCGAGAGACTTGGAGCCGAGCTCAAGACCGCCGACTCCGACTTCATCCCCTACGATGACTACTACACGAGCCCCAGCCACTCGTTTGTTCGTCTCGAGGTCCAGAGTGGCAACTGGCTGCCGGCGCTCGATCTGCTGGCCGAGCTGGTGCGTTTGCCGGCGCTCGGCCAGGGAGAGTTCGAGACCCTGCACGCGGCTCGCCTGGTGCGCGCCGAGAAGCAGGCATCCTCCCCGACCGAGGTCGGCCGCACCGCCTACCGGGCCGCTCTCCTTGGAGCCGATCATCCTCTGGCCAGGCCTCTCGTCGGGTCACCGGCGAGTCTGGGGCGGCTCACCCACGAGGATCTGGTGGAGTTTGCCGACGCCTATCTGGGGGCGCGAGCGCTGGTGCTGAGCGTGGTCGGGCCCCACGAACCGGAGGACGTGTTCGGTGCGGTCGCGGAGAGATTCGCCTCCGCCGCGCCCGGTCCGGAGTCGCCAACGGTCACTTCGTGGCCGTTGACAGGAACGCCGGGACCGGCGGTCGAAGTGGCTCTGGGGGCCGATCAGGCGAAAATCTATCTGGGGTTCATCGACGAGGTGGCTGCCGCCGATCGCCCGGGGCTGACGCTCCTCGCGGCCATCGCGTCGGATCGACTGGCCATGACCCTGAGGGAAGAGCTGGGGTTGGCCTACCGGCTCGGAGCGTCCGTGGCTTTTTCCGCCGAGCCGGCGCTCGCCTGGCTCACCCTCGAGATGGGCACCCGGCCGGAGAACCGCGACCAGGCCCTGGCCGGACTGCGGAGCCAGATGGACGGTCTGCGCACGCGCATGGTTGACGACGAGGACATCGAGCGAATCCGGGCGGTTCTCAGAAGTAGAGCGCTGATGCGGCGGATGACGGCCGTCAACCGCGCCCGCTATCTCGGCCTGCGGGCCTTTACCGGCGTGGAGGCGCGCGAGGACCTGGACGCCCTCGAGGCGCTCGACCAGGTGAGCCGCGACCAACTCGAGCGACTCGCCCGCGAGTGGCTGGATCCCGCCCGCCACCGGGCGGTCATCGTTCATTGAGAGCGGGCGGCGACCACCTCTGCAGGGTGGGTCGATTATCCGCTCCTACGGGTGGTCCGTCACCGGCGATGAGCACCTAAGCTAACGGGCAACTCGAGATGGGCAACCTATGCGACAGACGCGCTCAGCGCTTCGTCGTTTGGCGGACCATCCAGATCACCGTTCCAGATCGAAAGAAGGAAGAAGTCATGAACACAAAGAGGCCAAAACTCATCGCATTGACAATTACGCTCCTCCTGGTGCTGCCCGTGACTACGGGGTTGGTAGCTGCCCAGGAAGGGGCCGGTGCGGTTCTGGAGGTGGCGGTGAGAGACCGCTGGGGGGCCGTCCCGGGAGCCACGGTTCAGGTAAGCGATCAGGATTATGAGATCAGCGAACGTCAGGTCAGTGATGCCGCCGGCTTGGCGACCTTCTCCGCACTACCCGGCGGCACCTATCGGGTCGAGGCGGTTCTGGACGGCTTCGTGCCTTACCTCCGGGAGGGAGTTACGTTGGTCGCGGGGGAACGGGCGGGTGTGGAGGCCAGGCTCGCCCTCACCCGATTCTCTTCGTCGGTCACGGTCTCGACCGCCAACCGGCGTGAACAGCTGCTGCTCGACGTGGCCGAGCCCACCACCTTGATCGACGAGATGCAGATTCTCGATACCGGTGGCCAGTCGGCAAAGGACGTTCTCGGAGAGCAGGCCGGCGCCGGCATCGTGGTCCACTCCGGAGGCGGCCGGGGCCACGTTTCGATCAACGGGGTCGGCAACGACGGAGTGCTGGTGCTGGTCGACGGACGACGCTACCTGGGCCGTGACGGCATCGGCAACTTCAATCTCGAAGACCTCGACCTGACCAACGTCGAGCGCGTCGAGATCGTCAAAGGCGCCGGCTCGGCCCTTTACGGCACCGATGCGCTGGGAGGAGTCATCAATATCATCACCAAAAAGGCCGAGCCGGGCACCCACAACCGACTCGAGCTGACGGCGGGCTCCCACAGCGACTTCCGCCTTTCCGACAGTTTCAGTCAGCGCGAAGGTAGATACGGGCTCGAGCTCATCGGTTCGTTCCGGACCTTCGACGGCTACGACCTCGACTCGGCCGACCCGCAGACCCAGGGGGAGCCCAGCAGCGAACGGGTCGACTTCCAGGGGAACGGCGACTACCAGATCTCAGACGACGTCGTCGGCCGCCTCTTTGTCAACTACTCCCGCCGAGACGTCAAGGACAACTTCTTTGCCGGCGCCACGCAGCTCGGGGAAGAGATATTCGACCAGCAGTTAGAGCTGGTGCGCTACACCTTGTCTCCGGAGTTCGACTTCGTGCTCTCCCCTTCGAGCACCTTCAACGTAACGCTGACCTACGGCAAGTACGACCGCGACGAGACCGATGTCTACCCCGACCGCGTCGAGGTGGTGCCGCCGTGGCAGGAGTGGAACACCGAGGGCAAGGCCAGCCTGAGCAAGAGCTGGCAGGCGCTGAGCGAGGACCAGCTGTTTCAGGCGGGCCTCGAGTACCGCCACCAGAAGATGGACCGGTCTTCCCTGCGCAGGCCCGGAACCGACTCGACCGAGGTCGATCGCGATCTCAACGTGGCCTGGTTCCAGCAGGAGCTCAACCTGGGCCCCAAGTTCACCTTCACGGGTGGCGTGCGCTACGACGACGACAGCGAGTACGGCAGCGAGACGAGTCCCAAGCTCAGCGCGGTGTTCGCCGCAAGCGACACGACACGTTTGCGGGCGAGTTACGGGCACGGTTTCCGAGCGCCGCGCTTTGGCGAGCTCTTTATCGAGATCCCCTTCTTCTTCGTCGGCAACCCCGATCTGAAACCCGAGACTTCGGATGCCTTGACCGTGGGCTTCACCTACTTCGGCTCCAGGGTCAACGCCTCGATCGATTATTTCGACACCGAGCTCGACAACTCCATCGTCTTCGACTTCGGAGACTTCACCCCGCCGTTCAGCTACAAGAACATCCCGGGGATCTCCACGCGCCAGGGCTTCAACACCGAGCTGGCGATCGACTTTCCCGGAGGCTTCACGCCCTCTGTCGCCTACACCTACCTCGATGCCGAAGACGACGACGGCGAGGACCTCGGCGGCACCGCCACGGATACGGCGTTTGTCAAACTTCTCTGGCAGGATCCCGGCCGCGGCCTGCGCGCCAACCTGCGCGCCGAGTATCGCGGCGAGGAGACCCCGGGCACCTCCGACGGCAGCTTCACGCCGAGCTACACCCTGTGGAACCTGCAGGCGAGCAAGACCCTTCAGGTGAGCGGCAAGAAGTTCCGCGTGTGGGCGCGGGCCGACAATCTCTTCGACGAGTCCGACATCTTCCGGCGCGACGCCGCCGGCAATCCCATCCCCGGCAATCTCCAGGTCTGGGA harbors:
- a CDS encoding insulinase family protein, encoding MKSTTASVFCVFLACLAAAAAAELAPTDPETAPEAGYLETVLPNGMRVALAERREVPMVSATAIIGAGSALESEDFSGASHLLEHLLFNGTTTMNQEELYAAVDRIGGYSNAHTDEDHTYFTMLVPTAHAAQGLEIQAAMLFDSTIPQDKYGKERKIVLEEIAKDRSRPDHEVDLTIRERTSPKTAYARPVIGTYDSLAGIERDRVWEYYERRYVPENTLLFVAGDFAAGEMLKLVERIYDPAAAGAPRPPLPPIPDPFAGPGDGTVTRVGKEAASAVISVTLPAPGPCEAGGLDASIMASILSSEAGPLRRAVPGDEATRISATYVPRPVGSALSIRADLLPGTDSGAVARKLLEALDATGRRGLNQPGFGPVEVMRASAAARSGELLMGQRLHYLGMMVADTLGACTGSLAPLLRPDQRPEPPPEEVAATAALLFDDLARRARVVVVDPGARETTIEPIGEIVAAARAESPPPAGLTAADLDRTLDNGMRVLASREAGTQVTGFHLLVRDRSAREPEGQDGIADLLHRLLPRGTRLSDRAQLEARLERLGAELKTADSDFIPYDDYYTSPSHSFVRLEVQSGNWLPALDLLAELVRLPALGQGEFETLHAARLVRAEKQASSPTEVGRTAYRAALLGADHPLARPLVGSPASLGRLTHEDLVEFADAYLGARALVLSVVGPHEPEDVFGAVAERFASAAPGPESPTVTSWPLTGTPGPAVEVALGADQAKIYLGFIDEVAAADRPGLTLLAAIASDRLAMTLREELGLAYRLGASVAFSAEPALAWLTLEMGTRPENRDQALAGLRSQMDGLRTRMVDDEDIERIRAVLRSRALMRRMTAVNRARYLGLRAFTGVEAREDLDALEALDQVSRDQLERLAREWLDPARHRAVIVH
- a CDS encoding TonB-dependent receptor, encoding MNTKRPKLIALTITLLLVLPVTTGLVAAQEGAGAVLEVAVRDRWGAVPGATVQVSDQDYEISERQVSDAAGLATFSALPGGTYRVEAVLDGFVPYLREGVTLVAGERAGVEARLALTRFSSSVTVSTANRREQLLLDVAEPTTLIDEMQILDTGGQSAKDVLGEQAGAGIVVHSGGGRGHVSINGVGNDGVLVLVDGRRYLGRDGIGNFNLEDLDLTNVERVEIVKGAGSALYGTDALGGVINIITKKAEPGTHNRLELTAGSHSDFRLSDSFSQREGRYGLELIGSFRTFDGYDLDSADPQTQGEPSSERVDFQGNGDYQISDDVVGRLFVNYSRRDVKDNFFAGATQLGEEIFDQQLELVRYTLSPEFDFVLSPSSTFNVTLTYGKYDRDETDVYPDRVEVVPPWQEWNTEGKASLSKSWQALSEDQLFQAGLEYRHQKMDRSSLRRPGTDSTEVDRDLNVAWFQQELNLGPKFTFTGGVRYDDDSEYGSETSPKLSAVFAASDTTRLRASYGHGFRAPRFGELFIEIPFFFVGNPDLKPETSDALTVGFTYFGSRVNASIDYFDTELDNSIVFDFGDFTPPFSYKNIPGISTRQGFNTELAIDFPGGFTPSVAYTYLDAEDDDGEDLGGTATDTAFVKLLWQDPGRGLRANLRAEYRGEETPGTSDGSFTPSYTLWNLQASKTLQVSGKKFRVWARADNLFDESDIFRRDAAGNPIPGNLQVWEDGRNYHVGVAIDFESQR